A region of the Dyadobacter sp. CECT 9275 genome:
CGGAATAGCAAATCCATCCAACCCATTTAATATTCTACCGCTTATGACCGAAACAGAAATATACATCCGCCAAACCTCCGATGCTTACGAATGGGTCAATAAATTGGTTGGGACAACTCCTGTTGAGAAATGGAAAATCATTCCAGATATTATTGAAACCAGTATCGACTGGCAGGTGGGGCATTTGATTATCAGCCATTACTTCCACTCCATTATGGTCATCCGAGGGCACCAAATGGATATTCTCAAGCAGCTTCCGATCAAAGAATATAGTACCTGGTTTACGGAGACATTCCCCTCCTACTCCGAAGGAAAAACAGACTCCCTGCAATTATGGGACGATTTGAAATTTATGCAACGAAGATCTTTGGAAATTCTGGCCGCTCTGTCGCCGACAGAACTGGATAATCCGCTTGAACCAACGCCCACACCTCACCCCATTGCCCTGACCAAGCGCGAAGCAATTGAGTGGAACATAAAGCACACCATGTACCATTGCGGGCAGATCGGTATCCTCAAGAGGGTTGTTGACCAGCGTTACGACTTTGGGCTGAGGCTTGCCAAATGAAAAATAAACCAAGGGATCCGGTGCTGATCATGAAAAGATAAGCCCCCAGGCAAGTACTTTGACTGCTTTGCCTAAAAGACGTCAACCTGCGGTTATTTTTTTCACAACAAATGTGGCTCATAAGCTGCCCTTGTTAAGTCCTGAGACGAGGTACCAGCCTGTGATCCTATGTTTAAAACGTATAAACGTCACAGCTTGGCTTTTTCAGCTTAACCAGCCGTAACAAAGGCTGCTGATAGACCGTATCAATATTTTCCCTGGGGATAAGCTCTCTTATCAGATTCGCATCATCGGCAAGGATATAATCATAGCAAAATGGTTTCTTCGCATTCTCAAGCACAGAAAGTTCCTTTCGATACCGTATGTATTTCATCATGCCGGGATTCTCTTGTTTCTCCGCCATAGCTGCCCAATAATGATAAAAGCCAACATCTCTCAGAAATAAGATCCCTACATTTTTATGGTTGAAATTCATGTGATCAAGCAGGGGCCCAAAGCTCTGGTAATTCGCCAGATGACTTAAAAAATAACCCTTCGCACGAGATGTTCTGAAAACCGTAGCATTTCGGTCTTCATCATAATATCCGTATTTTTCCAATATAGAAAAAACCTTTCTTCTCTCCCAGTAACCGGAGGGCCATTGTTTTAAAGGGTGGCAATCATTTCCATCCTTAAATAAGTAATATTCACTCAAATGCTTGCGGAACATTTCAAGCCTGAGGCTGTCCTGATAACAAATGGCCACAGGAATATGCGCAACTGCCTTCTGAGTCAGATAAACAACAGGAACCAGCGCTTTGTTCGGATTACCATATACGAAGAGACTTGACATGACCAGGAAGGGGATGACCAGAAATTCAATCCTCCAGCGGAGTACATCGCTGTAAATATAGCTCACCAGTACAATGCCCATCGCGAAAAACGGCATGTGGGTTCGGCTGCTCCATAATTGGAATTTAAGCAGGGTACAAAAAAGAACAAAACCCAAAAACGAACACACCCAGAACCACTTTATAGTGCGTGCTCCCGAAATAAAGAAAACAAATACTCCTCCAACAAGAATCAATAGAAAATGAAAGGTATTAGGAACCATATCTTCATGCACAGAATACCTTACCCGAAAGCGGTCTAACCTCAAAGCGGGGTCATCAATGTCTACGCCCATTTTATCATGGAGGTTTCTCACCACTTTTTCAATAGAAAAATTAACCGCCGTACTCGGGATATTCAGGTGCAGGCTTGCATTTTTTACTATACCGGATACCGTAAAGAGAAAAGAATGCTTGTCCGAAGGTATTTTCTCAGCAAAGAGCCGGCTATCTTCCGGCGGGCTCATAATATGGCCCAACAATTGGTAGTTTCTGCTAAAAAAAGGCGCGAAAGTGACCAGCAGGATCACAATAGCTGTGATAACTACCTTAACCGCGTAAGTAAATCTATATTGTATGAGAATACAAACTGCAAAGTAGACCGTAAACGGAATCGCGAAAATCAGGACAGGGTATTTGGTAAAACCACCGAGCGATAGCGATACAAGCATTGCCGAAAGTGTAATCCAGGATCGCTCTTCGAGTAAGCTGTACCCGAAATAAACATAGGCAATAAAGAAAAAACAGGCCACGTAATCTACCTGCACACTTGTACTTTCGAAAATGCCAATGGGCAGGGTGAGCAACAATAGGCAGGCAAGTAGCTGAGTATCTGTTTTCAACCCCAATTTTTTGACAAGCAAGCTAATTAGAGACAAGGAACCAATAAAGGAACCAAATTGAATGAGTCCTGAGAAATAGTCGGAACCTGATAATAGAAATGTCTGAAGTACCAGGTATTCCGCAAATACATTCAGATACAGCTGAAAAATGTGTTGGGTGGGAAAATGTCCAAGATTACCATTATCAATCCAGAACAGCACACGGTTCAGGTGATAGCTGTGACCATCAAAGTTGTTTGCAGGGGCGTAAACCGCCAGAAAAAATAACGGAATGACTATTAGCAACAAACTCACCCAGGTAATGATTTTATTGGAAACACTAAGTCCTTTAAGGCGACTGATTGCTTTAAGAAGGAGCAGATCGTCCAATCGTATTTTTCCTCTTCTGTTGAGATACCAGAGAAAAGTACCAGACAATATGACCACTAAACTCCAGAATATACTAGCCGAAACCTGCCCTATTGCGTCAAAAAAAGAAAAGAGTTCACTGTAAAAAAAGGTAATGATTCCGTTTGCGATCAGAGACAGGACTATTGATAAACGAGCTCTCGTATAAAGGCCCCTTTCTGCCATGTTAAGAAAAAAAAGGCAAAAGAGCAGGAAAAATGAAGATAATAACAAAAAGATACCCATAAAAATATGTTTTTGAAGTCAACCATTAGTAATGGCATTCCTTAACGAGTGTTTCGCTTTTACCATTCCTGACCAGATCCGTTGTCTGGGTTATCTGACAAGCACAAAAAATCCATCCTTTTGAGACGGGCTTTTAGATTTAATAATTGTGGCGGCTAGACTACGCGTCCCGGACTGCGCGTCCCGCCTACTTTACCAGATCGGACCGCGCAAGTTTGACCCAAGAGAGCGTCTCCCGGTATCATCGGCGGTTCGGGGCCGAGCCACGCTGGCTAGGCGCCCCCGGCTTAGGCAGCCCCGCTTAACTTCTCTGTTCGGGACGGGGCGCGTAGCCTGGGAAGAGGTGAACACCAGGCCAATGGCTCAAATGAAAAAAGCCCATCCTTTTGAGACGGGCTTTTTCTTCTTATGGTATTGTGGCGGCTACCTACTTTACCAGGTTTGACCCAAGTATCATCGGCGGTTCGGGGCTTAACTTCTCTGTTCGGGATGGGAAGAGGTGAACACCCGGCCAATAGCCACCAACAAGATCTTTTGAGTCATAAGTATTTAGTTCAGAGTTCGCAATAATCATATTAACTACTGCTTACTTAAAACTGTTTACTTAGTTTTCATGTCATATTGGAAGTAGAAGAGATAAAGAATGATATTAATAATGCAAGCTGTTGGGTAATTAGTACTGCTCAGCTCAATGTGTTTCTACACGTATACCTGCAGCCTATCAACGTCGTAGTCTACAACGACCCTTATGTGGAAGATTCATCTTCGGGCTAGTTTCGCACTTAGATGCTTTCAGCGCTTATCTATTCCCCACATAGCTACCCGGCCATGCTACTGGCGTAACAACCGGCTCACCAGCGGTGGGTCCACCTCGGTCCTCTCGTACTAAAGGCAGCCCCCGTCAATCTTCCTACGCCCACCACAGATAGGGACCGAACTGTCTCACGACGTTCTGAACCCAGCTCGCGTGCCACTTTAATCGGCGAACAGCCGAACCCTTGGGACCTTCTCCAGCCCCAGGATGTGACGAGCCGACATCGAGGTGCCAAACCTCCCCGTCGATGTGAGCTCTTGGGGGAGATCAGCCTGTTATCCCCGGCGTACCTTTTATCCTTTGAGCGATGGCCCTTCCATACAGAACCACCGGATCACTATACCCTGGTTTCCCACCTGCTCGATCCGTCGATCTCGCAGTCAAGCCTGCTTGTACTATTGCACTCCACACACGGTTACCAAGCGTGTTGAGCAGACCTTTGGAAGCCTCCGTTACACTTTTGGAGGCGACCACCCCAGTCAAACTACCCACCATGCACGGTCCTGCTCATTGAGCAGTTAGATCCCAGGCCAGCGAAGGGTGGTATTTCAACGTTGGCTCCCCGATGCCTGGCGACACCGGCTCACAGCCTCCCACCTATCCTACACATCCCTGACCCGAAAACAATGCAAAGCTATAGTAAAGGTGCACGGGGTCTTTCCGTCCCGTGGCGGGTAAGCGGCATCTTCACCGCTACTACAATTTCACCGAGCTCACGGCCGAGACAGTGCCCAGATCGTTACACCATTCGTGCAGGTCGGAACTTACCCGACAAGGAATTTCGCTACCTTAGGACCGTTATAGTTACGGCCGCCGTTTACTGGGGCTTCGATTCAATGCTTCTCTTGCGATGACATCCCCTCTTAACCTTCCAGCACCGGGCAGGTGTCAGGCCCTATACGTCAACTTGCGTTTTGGCAGAGCCCTGTGTTTTTGCTAAACAGTCGCCTGGGCCATTTCTCTGCGGCCTCTCTTGCGAGGAGGCTCCCCTTCTCCCGAAGTTACAGGGTTAATTTGCCGAGTTCCTTAGCCGTGATTCACTCGAGCACCTTAGAATATTCTTCTCGACTACCTGTGTCGGTTTACGGTACGGGTTGCAATAAGCTGATGTTTCAATAGCTTTTCTTGGAAGTATCTTCGATGATTCGCTTCGCCCGTAGGCTCTGCTCAACGCACTATTCCGTCAGTACGTACCATCCACGGCACTCCGTCACTATTTCACACTCATTGCAAGGGCAGGAATATTAACCTGCTGTCCATCGGTAGTCGCCTGTCGGCTGTACCTTAGGCCCCGCCTAACCCTCCGTTGATTAGCATAGCGGAGGAATCCTTAGTCTTTCGGTGTGCGGATTTCTCATCCGCATTATCGTTACTTATGCCTACATTTGCTTTTCTCACCAGTCCAGCCCAGCTTACGCCAAACCTTCACCCCTGTGAGAATGCTCCCCTACCGATCGTATTACTACTATCGCATAGCTTCGGTAATATGCTTGATGCCCGTTTATTATCGATGCCCGCCCCGCTCGACCAGTGAGCTGTTACGCACTCTTTAAATGTATAGCTGCTTCCAAGCTAACATCCTGGCTGTCTCTGCAGTCGGACCTCCTTAGTTCAACTTAGCATATATTTTGGGACCTTAGCTGATGCTCTGGGTTGTTCCCCTCTCGGACTGGGACCTTAGCACCCCAGCCCTCACTGCCGTGTATATCATGCCCCATTCGGAGTTTGTCAGAATTTGGTAGGATTTGACTCCCCCTAGTCCTATCAGTAGCTCTACCTGAACATGACTCAACCACGACGCTGTTCCTAAAAACATTTCGGGGAGTACGAGCTATTTCTCAGTTTGATTGGCCTTTCACCCCTACCCTCAGTTCATCCGAAAACTTTTCAACGTTTACCGGTTCGGTCCTCCACGATGTGTTACCAGCGCTTCAACCTGACCAAGGGTAGATCACAAAGTTTCGCGTCTACAGCCACTGACTAATCGCCCTTTTCAGACTCGCTTTCGCTTCGGCTCCTGTTCTTTAAACATTAACCTTGCCAGTAACCGTAACTCGTAGGCTCATTATGCAAAAGGCACGCCGTCACCCGTAGGCTCCGACCGCTTGTAAGCGCATGGTTTCAAGTTCTATTTCACCCCGCTGCTCGCGGTACTTTTCACCTTTCCCTCACGGTACTCGTTCACTATCGGTCTCTCAGGAGTATTTAGCCTTGGCGGATGGTGCCGCCTGGTTCAGAGGGGATTCCACCGGTCCCCACCTACTCAGGATACTCACTCATATAACGCAATTACCTGTACGGGATTCTCACCCTCTTCGATTGGCCTTCCCATGCCATTCCAGTTCTTTTGTTATACACTCGGTGAGTCCTACAACCCCGCACTGGCCGTAACCAGCACGGTTTGGGCTCCTGCGCGTTCGCTCGCCACTACTTGCGCAATCATTGTTATTTTCTTCTCCTGCGGGTACTTAGATGTTTCAGTTCCCCGCGTTTGCCCCCCGTAGGGTAATGTAGCTTCACTACACTGGGTTGCCCCATTCGGAAATCTTCGGATCAATTTGTATGTGCCAATACCCGAAGCTTATCGCAGCTTATCACGTCCTTCATCGCCTCTGAGAGCCTAGGTATCCCCCATGCGCCCTTAATTCGCTTGCACGAACCAACTCTTATTCTCTTCTACTTTACCAATATGTCAATGAACTCGTTACGAATCATTATTCGTAAGGTAGGTAATACTCAGTTGCCCTTGTATCACCCTCTTCGATGATGGAAGAGAGCAGGATATAATGTCTCCAGAAAGGAGGTGTTCCAGCCGCACCTTCCGGTACGGCTACCTTGTTACGACTTAGCCCCAGTCGCCGATTTTACCCTAACAGTGTCTTTAACCTACTGCTTCAGGTCTCCCCGACTCCCATGGCTTGACGGGCGGTGTGTACAAGGTCCGGGAACGTATTCACCGCGTCATAGCTGATACGCGATTACTAGCGATTCCAGCTTCATAGAGTCGAGTTGCAGACTCCAATCCGAACTGAGAACGGCTTTTTGGGATTGGCATCACATCGCTGTGTAGCTACCCTCTGTACCGCCCATTGTAGCACGTGTGTTGCCCTGGACGTAAGGGCCATGATGACTTGACGTCGTCCCCTCCTTCCTCTCTGTTTGCACAGGCAGTCTGATTAGAGTCCCCACCATTACGTGCTGGCAACTAACCATAGGGGTTGCGCTCGTTGCGGGACTTAACCCAACATCTCACGACACGAGCTGACGACAGCCATGCAGCACCTTCAAAAAGACTATTGCTAGCTTACCCATTTCTGAATAATTCCTCTTTGATTTAGCCCAGGTAAGGTTCCTCGCGTATCATCGAATTAAACCACATGCTCCACCGCTTGTGCGGACCCCCGTCAATTCCTTTGAGTTTCACCGTTGCCGGCGTACTCCCCAGGTGGAGGACTTAACGGTTTCCCTAAGCCGCTCACCATTACTGGCAAACAGCGAGTCCTCATCGTTTACAGCATGGACTACCAGGGTATCTAATCCTGTTTGCTCCCCATGCTTTCGTGCCTCAGTGTCAAACCAATCGTAGCCACCTGCCTTCGCAATCGGTGTTCTGGATGATATCTATGCATTTCACCGCTACACCATCCATTCCGGCAGCCTCCAATTATTTCAAGATTAACAGTATCAATGGCACCTCAACCGTTGAGCGGCTGTATTTCACCACTGACTTATTAACCCACCTACGCACCCTTTAAACCCAATAAATCCGGACAACGCTCGCACCCTCCGTATTACCGCGGCTGCTGGCACGGAGTTAGCCGGTGCTTATTCATTCGGTACCGTCACACAAGGACGCATCCCTGCTCTTCTTCCCGAATAAAAGCCGTTTACAACCCTGAGGGCCTTCGTCCGGCACGCGGCATGGCTGGGTCAGACTTCCATCCATTGCCCAATATTCCCTACTGCTGCCTCCCGTAGGAGTCGGGCCCGTATCTCAGTGCCCGTGTGGGGGATCAACCTCTCAGCTCCCCTATCGATCGTCGCCTTGGTAAGCCGTTACCTATACCAACTAGCTAATCGAACGCATGCCCATCTACCACCGATAAATCTTTAACAAATAGTACCCATGCGGGACCCCTGTGTTATGCGGTATTAATCCGGGTTTCCCCGGGCTATCCCCCAGTGTTAGGTAGGTTGCATACGCGTTACGCACCCGTACGACAGTGACATTGCTGCCCCTTCGCCTTGCATGTATTAAGCCTGCCGCTAGCGTTCATCCTGAGCCAGGATCAAACTCTCCATTGTAAATGTTGTTTGTCCAAATAATACTTATTGTATCATTCTTCCTTTTTTCGTTACCTTTAAAGTAACTGTGTCTTGAACATTATTCCTTTTTTGCTCTCTTCATCATGTCAAAGAACTTTGCTCTGAGCTCTCTCAGAACTTGTGGTCTCGATCGTTTTCGCTACCGTTGTTCCCGATTGGGAGTGCAAAAGTGCAGGCTTTATTTTTAATACGCAAGCATCTCGCAAAAAAAAATTGAACTTTTTTTAAACAAATTCCGCAAAAAGCTAAAAATCAGCATTATATAAAATCAAATACCCACAAAGTTTTTTTTACCAGACAAACGCAACAAGCAATATGCAAGGCATAATACCACGGAAAAGAGGAATCTCAAAATTGAATGCCTGACTATGATCAAGAGCAAGAGGATAGGAGATAGGCTTAACACTGCAATATGGAATAAAGAGGAATTGGAGCCTTTGAAACGCTGTCATCGTACTAAGCCGCGCTGCTACTATATATAAGGCCCTTCGAAACTTATGGAATCAATGCCTTGGGTTATTAATCAAGAATCTGGTTTAGCCACAGACTTTTTATTTCTGCGCAAGAATTGGTCACGGGAATGAAGGATTTCGCGTTGGTATGAGCAACACTATAAATACGATCGAGACTGCAGGAAGTTAACAACTCATCCGCCATTCTATAAAATGTGCCATTCACAAATCCCTTTGCTATTCCTAGGGCACCTCCGTGGTCCCGACGCCTGGTAATGCAACGATGCTCCGGTGGCACCCATCTACACTCCCTTAAAATACTCAATTACGTGCATCTTCAATAGATTTTCCTGTTTGTTCAGGTCACCTTGCGGTAATGCCCGGTTCAGCATATAGTGTGGCCAGCCGTCTTTGTCCACACGTTCCAGCACATAGTAGGACGACAGGCTTAATACCTTGCAGATCCCCACATGCATAAGGTCCTGCTTTTGCTCTTTGGTAAATCTGCGGGCTCCCTGCCCAAGCTCCTGCACGCCTATCAGGAAAAGTACCCCATTGAGGTCAGCAGGTTTCTTACCGACCAGTTTCTCCAGTGATGTTAATAAATATTCCCATTGATCCTCCAGGGGCTGATCTTCAACTGCGGCCAGATTCATACTACTGTCTTAATAAAAAATGTTGTGTTTTAACGGTTGCGAATAGTAAACGTAATGAAATCGGCTGACGTTCCTTAAGGTTCGTGTGAAAGCTTCAGAAATAGCTGTCTATATATATGGATATTTCTAACTTTGGCATTTGGTCGGTTTGATTAAAGACAACAGGATATCATCGTGATTAAGGAAGGAGATCGTTTGAAGAAGACAGAGAATTATTTGCAAACCCTCAACGAACCGCAAAGAGAGGCGGTGCTGCACGGAGGTGGGCCACTCATGATTATTGCCGGAGCTGGTTCGGGGAAAACCAGGGTTTTGACTTTCAGAATAGCCCATCTGATAGAAAATGGTGTAGATCCGTTTCGCATTCTGTCGCTGACATTTACCAACAAAGCCTCGGGAGAAATGCGGCAGAGGATTGAGGCGGAAGTAGGTACCGAGGCCAGGAACATCTGGATGGGTACCTTCCACTCTGTTTTTGCCAAAATTCTGAGAATAGAAGCCCGGTACCTGGGGTATACCAGTGATTTTTCGATATATGATACCGACGATTCCAAGTCGCTTCTGCGCAGTATCATCAAAGAATTTAACCTGGACGATAAGGTATATAAAGCCAATGTGGTTTATAACAGGATTTCCGGAGCTAAAAACAGACTGATTTCGGCAGAAGATTATCTCAATAATGCCATCATACAGGCCGATGACGAAGCCGCTAAAATGAAGGAGATCGGCAGGATTTACAAAACTTACGCTACCCGCTGCTTTCAGGCCAACGCGATGGATTTTGATGATCTCCTTTTTAATACCAATATCCTTTTCCGTGACTTTCCTGATGTACTATACAAGTATCAGCACAAGTTCCAGCATGTGATGGTGGATGAGTTTCAGGATACCAACGTGTCACAATATCTGATTACCAGGAAGTTGTCGGCCGTGCACAGGAACATTTGTGTTGTGGGCGATGACGCGCAGAGCATTTATGCGTTCAGGGGCGCCAATATTGAGAACATCCTGAACTTCGAAAAAGATTTTCCGGATGTAAGGACGATCAAGCTGGAACAGAATTACCGGTCAACCGGTACGATTGTGAACGCGGCCAATTCGGTGATTGCCAGAAACAAATCCCAGCTAAAAAAAGAAACCTTCACCAAAAACGAAGAAGGAGTCCTGATTGACGTGATCAAGGCGGGTTCGGATAACGAGGAAGGCAGGCTGATTGCTACTGCGATTTTTGAGGAAAAAATGCAGAAGGCGCTTAGAAATGAGAATTTCGCGATCCTGTACCGGACCAACGCCCAGTCGCGTTCCTTTGAAGAGGCTTTAAGGAAGCTGGGTATCAAGTACCGGATCATTGGCGGGATGTCTTTTTATCAGCGGAAAGAAATAAAAGATCTGCTGGGATATCTGCGCTTTACCGTAAATCAACGGGATGAAGAAGCTTTCAAAAGGATCATTAATTTACCCAAAAGGGGTATCGGCGATGGTACTGT
Encoded here:
- a CDS encoding glycosyltransferase family 39 protein — encoded protein: MAERGLYTRARLSIVLSLIANGIITFFYSELFSFFDAIGQVSASIFWSLVVILSGTFLWYLNRRGKIRLDDLLLLKAISRLKGLSVSNKIITWVSLLLIVIPLFFLAVYAPANNFDGHSYHLNRVLFWIDNGNLGHFPTQHIFQLYLNVFAEYLVLQTFLLSGSDYFSGLIQFGSFIGSLSLISLLVKKLGLKTDTQLLACLLLLTLPIGIFESTSVQVDYVACFFFIAYVYFGYSLLEERSWITLSAMLVSLSLGGFTKYPVLIFAIPFTVYFAVCILIQYRFTYAVKVVITAIVILLVTFAPFFSRNYQLLGHIMSPPEDSRLFAEKIPSDKHSFLFTVSGIVKNASLHLNIPSTAVNFSIEKVVRNLHDKMGVDIDDPALRLDRFRVRYSVHEDMVPNTFHFLLILVGGVFVFFISGARTIKWFWVCSFLGFVLFCTLLKFQLWSSRTHMPFFAMGIVLVSYIYSDVLRWRIEFLVIPFLVMSSLFVYGNPNKALVPVVYLTQKAVAHIPVAICYQDSLRLEMFRKHLSEYYLFKDGNDCHPLKQWPSGYWERRKVFSILEKYGYYDEDRNATVFRTSRAKGYFLSHLANYQSFGPLLDHMNFNHKNVGILFLRDVGFYHYWAAMAEKQENPGMMKYIRYRKELSVLENAKKPFCYDYILADDANLIRELIPRENIDTVYQQPLLRLVKLKKPSCDVYTF
- a CDS encoding DinB family protein, whose translation is MTETEIYIRQTSDAYEWVNKLVGTTPVEKWKIIPDIIETSIDWQVGHLIISHYFHSIMVIRGHQMDILKQLPIKEYSTWFTETFPSYSEGKTDSLQLWDDLKFMQRRSLEILAALSPTELDNPLEPTPTPHPIALTKREAIEWNIKHTMYHCGQIGILKRVVDQRYDFGLRLAK
- a CDS encoding ATP-dependent helicase yields the protein MIKEGDRLKKTENYLQTLNEPQREAVLHGGGPLMIIAGAGSGKTRVLTFRIAHLIENGVDPFRILSLTFTNKASGEMRQRIEAEVGTEARNIWMGTFHSVFAKILRIEARYLGYTSDFSIYDTDDSKSLLRSIIKEFNLDDKVYKANVVYNRISGAKNRLISAEDYLNNAIIQADDEAAKMKEIGRIYKTYATRCFQANAMDFDDLLFNTNILFRDFPDVLYKYQHKFQHVMVDEFQDTNVSQYLITRKLSAVHRNICVVGDDAQSIYAFRGANIENILNFEKDFPDVRTIKLEQNYRSTGTIVNAANSVIARNKSQLKKETFTKNEEGVLIDVIKAGSDNEEGRLIATAIFEEKMQKALRNENFAILYRTNAQSRSFEEALRKLGIKYRIIGGMSFYQRKEIKDLLGYLRFTVNQRDEEAFKRIINLPKRGIGDGTVAKIAVTASEQQIAIWDVVSNSGYYIGGRLAGPIDQFATLIKSFKLLIEEGKDAYEIAAHIAKTSGILRELYEDKTVEGLSRYENVQELLNGIKEFVDSDANEDKSLSAFLQSVSLLTNADEPDENEDHDRVTMMTIHSAKGLEFRNVFVVGLEEDLFPSQMMLESRQDLEEERRLFYVAITRAEQKLSFSYAESRYQWGRLKMCEPSRFLLEVDPKFLNVTKMLQTGPERPGAESSGTSFVRNLTPRKPSEPRNMVSAAAHTPSSDFSPSDTSNLTEGDKVEHMKFGFGTVIKMDINGTDRKATVKFDTVGDKTLLLSFAKLRILK